Proteins from a single region of Streptomyces vinaceus:
- a CDS encoding DEDDh family exonuclease, translated as MTMLDDRTTAETTWPTAYPDGYAVVDVETTGLARDDRIISAAVYRLDAQGNVEDHWYTLVNPQRDPGPVWIHGLTSDMLQDAPLFKDIAEEFAGRLADRVLVAHNAMFDWQMIAREYARAAETAPVRQRLCTIALSKELNLPLPNHKLESLAAHFGVVQQRAHHALDDARVLAEAFRPSLHAAARDGVRLPLLECRPLTEWSDSPVTPRIGRQASYGTNSWRPSRKRPPCPHPNPGRFEDGKPLKQGMRIAFSGDTSVDRELLEDRAVEAGLHVATSVSRLTSLLVTNDPDSATSKTVKAKSFGTPVVDEAAFTQLLRDVAAADG; from the coding sequence GTGACCATGCTCGACGACCGTACGACCGCAGAGACGACGTGGCCGACCGCGTACCCCGACGGGTACGCGGTCGTCGACGTGGAGACGACCGGGCTCGCTCGCGACGACCGGATAATCTCCGCCGCCGTCTACCGGCTCGACGCTCAGGGCAATGTGGAGGACCACTGGTACACCCTGGTCAACCCGCAGCGCGATCCCGGCCCCGTCTGGATCCACGGGCTGACCAGCGACATGCTCCAGGACGCGCCGCTCTTCAAGGACATCGCCGAGGAGTTCGCGGGCCGGCTCGCGGACCGGGTGCTGGTCGCGCACAACGCCATGTTCGACTGGCAGATGATCGCCCGGGAGTACGCGCGGGCCGCCGAGACCGCGCCGGTCCGTCAGCGGCTGTGCACCATCGCCCTGTCGAAGGAGCTGAACCTCCCGCTGCCCAACCACAAGCTGGAGTCGCTCGCCGCGCACTTCGGCGTGGTCCAGCAGCGCGCCCACCACGCGCTCGACGACGCCCGCGTGCTCGCGGAGGCGTTCCGGCCCTCCCTGCACGCCGCCGCGCGGGACGGCGTACGCCTGCCCCTGCTGGAGTGCCGGCCGCTGACGGAGTGGTCGGACTCCCCCGTCACCCCGCGGATCGGCCGGCAGGCCTCGTACGGGACCAACAGCTGGCGTCCCTCGCGCAAGCGGCCGCCGTGCCCGCACCCCAACCCCGGGCGCTTCGAGGACGGAAAGCCGCTCAAGCAGGGCATGCGGATCGCCTTCTCGGGTGACACCTCGGTCGACCGGGAGCTGCTGGAGGACCGCGCGGTCGAGGCCGGGCTGCACGTGGCGACGAGTGTGTCGCGGCTCACGAGCCTGCTCGTGACGAACGACCCCGACTCGGCCACCTCCAAGACGGTCAAGGCGAAGTCCTTCGGTACGCCGGTGGTGGACGAGGCGGCCTTCACCCAACTGCTGCGGGACGTGGCTGCGGCAGACGGGTGA
- a CDS encoding TetR/AcrR family transcriptional regulator: MARSALTRDEVLAAAASLVKQHGPAALTMRKLAAELGTAVTSIYWHVGNRESLLDALVERTVQEMGAIRPAGRTPAERILSVARILRRELRERPHLIAMVHERGLTERMFLPAQQALVHEVHAAGLRGARAADAVRAVQFQIVGYLLVERNRERSPAQSPAESDLWDPSVAPDDPELARALARPADPERLFLLSLRALVRSLLASPNPPPR; this comes from the coding sequence ATGGCCAGAAGCGCGCTCACCCGTGACGAGGTGCTGGCGGCGGCCGCCTCGCTGGTCAAGCAGCACGGCCCGGCCGCCCTCACCATGCGCAAGCTCGCGGCCGAGCTGGGCACGGCGGTGACGTCCATCTACTGGCACGTCGGCAACCGCGAGTCCCTGCTCGACGCGCTCGTGGAGCGGACCGTCCAGGAGATGGGCGCGATACGGCCGGCCGGCCGCACCCCCGCCGAGCGGATCCTCTCCGTGGCCCGGATCCTGCGCCGCGAACTGCGCGAGCGGCCCCACCTGATCGCGATGGTCCACGAACGCGGCCTCACCGAGCGGATGTTCCTGCCCGCCCAGCAGGCCCTGGTCCACGAGGTGCACGCGGCCGGGCTGCGCGGGGCACGGGCCGCCGACGCCGTGCGCGCGGTCCAGTTCCAGATCGTGGGGTACCTCCTCGTCGAACGCAACCGCGAGCGTTCCCCCGCCCAGTCCCCCGCCGAGAGCGACCTCTGGGACCCTTCCGTGGCCCCCGACGACCCGGAGCTCGCCCGCGCCCTGGCCCGCCCGGCCGACCCGGAGCGGCTGTTCCTGCTCTCCCTGCGCGCCCTGGTCCGCTCCCTGCTGGCGTCACCGAACCCGCCTCCGCGGTAG
- a CDS encoding SURF1 family protein → MYRFVLTRQWVCLTLVALALIPAMIKLGFWQYHRHEHRVAQNELIAGNLSAKPVPVTEVTSPGHQVPRSDFWRAVTATGTYDSAHEVVVRMRTDNDDKVGFHVLTPLVLSDGRVVLVNRGWVAGGDDPRAYPPVPAAPSGEVTVTGRLKADETSGGSGIKDRKGLPDRQVMLINSAQQAQFLGKSVLGGYMELTAPAPAGGSPEPIADPDHDSIGPHMAYAVQWWLFAAAVPVGWLVLVRREKRDRASAAAAGATPEREPAPTA, encoded by the coding sequence GTGTACCGCTTTGTGCTGACCCGGCAATGGGTGTGCCTCACCCTCGTCGCCCTCGCCCTCATCCCCGCGATGATCAAGCTGGGGTTCTGGCAGTACCACCGCCATGAGCACCGGGTCGCCCAGAACGAACTGATCGCCGGGAACCTGTCCGCGAAGCCGGTGCCGGTGACCGAGGTGACCTCCCCCGGCCACCAGGTCCCGCGGTCCGACTTCTGGCGCGCCGTCACCGCCACCGGCACGTACGACTCCGCGCACGAGGTCGTCGTACGCATGCGCACCGACAACGACGACAAGGTCGGATTCCACGTCCTGACCCCGCTGGTGCTCTCCGACGGCCGGGTGGTCCTGGTCAACCGCGGCTGGGTGGCGGGCGGCGACGACCCTCGCGCGTACCCGCCGGTGCCGGCCGCGCCCTCGGGCGAGGTCACCGTCACCGGACGGCTGAAGGCCGACGAGACGAGCGGCGGCAGCGGCATCAAGGACCGCAAGGGCCTGCCGGACCGCCAGGTGATGCTGATCAACAGCGCGCAGCAGGCGCAGTTCCTGGGCAAGTCCGTCCTCGGCGGCTACATGGAGCTCACCGCTCCGGCGCCGGCGGGCGGCAGCCCCGAGCCGATCGCCGATCCCGACCACGACTCGATCGGCCCGCACATGGCGTACGCCGTCCAGTGGTGGCTGTTCGCCGCCGCGGTGCCGGTGGGCTGGCTGGTCCTCGTACGGCGCGAGAAGCGCGACCGGGCCTCGGCCGCGGCGGCCGGCGCCACCCCCGAGCGGGAGCCGGCGCCGACGGCGTAG